The nucleotide window GCAGCAGCGAAAGTCCGGCGCGCCCAGGAACAAGTCACCTCAACGCGCCCTTTTGCTGACTGCTTGGCTCAGGTTCTCTACGGTCTCCAAAGCCGCCTGCGCTTTGAAGACGTGGATCTACCCTTGCTAAAACAGCGGGAAACCCGGTCGGTAGCTTTGTTGGTTGTTTCCGCCGATCGCGGTTTGTGTGGCGGCTACAATAGCAACATCATCAAACGTGCCGAAAGCCGCGCCAAAGAAATCCAAGCCGAAGGTCTCGATTACAAATACGTCCTAGTGGGACGCAAAGCCACCCAATACTTCCAACGGCGCAAAGCTCCTATCGACGCCACCTATACCGACTTGGAGCAAATTCCCACCTCTTCCGAAGCTTCGGAAATTGCGGACGAACTGCTATCTTTATTCTTGTCGGAAACCGTAGACCGGGTGGAGCTGGTTTATACCAAATTTGTTTCTTTGGTCAGTTCCCGTCCGGTCATTCAAACCTTACTTCCTTTGTCTCCCCAGGGGTTGGAAGTTAGCGACGATGAAATCTTTCGCCTGACGACCCGCGGCGGCCAGTTTGAAGTGGAACGGGAAAAAGTTTCCACCCCCGTCCGCAGCTTCCCCCGGGATATGATTTTCGAGCAAGACCCCACGCAAATTCTCAACGCCCTGTTGCCTCTATACCTCAACAACCAATTGTTGCGGGCATTGCAAGAAGCAGCAGCCAGCGAATTGGCTTCTCGCATGACCGCCATGAACAACGCCAGCGACAACGCCAGCGAACTGATCGACAACCTGACCATTTCCTACAACAAAGCCCGCCAAGCTGCCATTACCCAAGAAATTGCGGAAGTGGTAGGCGGTGCCGAAGCTTTGAAGGGATAGAACGCGCGGGCAAC belongs to Geitlerinema sp. PCC 9228 and includes:
- a CDS encoding F0F1 ATP synthase subunit gamma, which translates into the protein MANLKAIRDRINSVKNTRKITEAMRLVAAAKVRRAQEQVTSTRPFADCLAQVLYGLQSRLRFEDVDLPLLKQRETRSVALLVVSADRGLCGGYNSNIIKRAESRAKEIQAEGLDYKYVLVGRKATQYFQRRKAPIDATYTDLEQIPTSSEASEIADELLSLFLSETVDRVELVYTKFVSLVSSRPVIQTLLPLSPQGLEVSDDEIFRLTTRGGQFEVEREKVSTPVRSFPRDMIFEQDPTQILNALLPLYLNNQLLRALQEAAASELASRMTAMNNASDNASELIDNLTISYNKARQAAITQEIAEVVGGAEALKG